Within Thermococcus celer Vu 13 = JCM 8558, the genomic segment GATTAACCTTCCAGATCTCATGCCTTTTTCGAAACCTTTATATTGCCTGCTCCCATGTATCGAGTGTAATTAAATATCATTAAGGCAGGAGGTGTTTGGGATGGCCGATGAGAAGAAGTACACGACCGTTTCCATACCGAAGCCCCTCTACGACAAGATCAAGGCCAGAATAGAGGGCACAGGGTTTACTTCGGTTTCGGACTACGTCACATACGTTCTCCGCGAGGTTCTGGCGAGCCTCGAAGAGGAGGAGAAGGAAGAGGTCTTCACAGAGGAGGAGGAAGAGAAGGTCAAGGAGAGGCTCCGCGCCCTCGGTTACCTCGACTGAGGCCTTTCCTTTTTGAGGTGGTACCATGGTCTCAAAGCCCCACGGCGGCAAACTCGTCAGGAGGCTCGTGGCCGAGAGGACGCGCGAGAGGATCCTGAGCGAGCAGGAGGAGTACCCCCGCGTCCAGATCGAGCACGGCCGGGCCATAGACCTCGAGAACATCGCGCACGGCGTTTACTCCCCCCTCAAGGGCTTCTTGACGAGCGATGACTTTCAGGATGTACTCAACCACATGCGCCTCAGCGACGACACGCCCTGGACGATCCCGATAGTCCTCGACGTAAAGGAGAGGGCATTCGACGAGGGCGACGCGGTGCTCCTCTATTACGACGATATCCCCGTGGCCAGGATGCACGTTGAGGAGATATACACCTACGACAAGAGGGAATTCGCGACCAAGGTCTTCAGGACCGACGACCCGGCCCACCCGGGAGTCGCCCGCGTTATGGGCATGGGGGACTATCTCCTCGGCGGCGAGATAGAGCTCCTCAATGAGCTCCCGAACTCTTTCGCCAGGTACACCCTCAGGCCGGTCGAGACGAGGGTTCTTTTCAAGGAACGTGGCTGGAGGACCATCGTTGCTTTCCAGACGAGGAACGTGCCCCACCTCGGCCACGAGTACGTCCAGAAGGCGGCGCTAACCTTCGTCGACGGGCTCTTCATCAACCCCGTCCTCGGAAGGAAGAAGAAGGGGGACTACAGGGACGAGGTCATAATCAAGGCCTACGAAACGCTCTTCAGGCACTACTACCCCAGAGATGCGGCCGCCCTGGCGACCGTCCGCTACGAGATGCGCTACGCCGGTCCGAGGGAGGCGATCCACCACGCCATAATGAGGAAGAACTTCGGTGCGACGCACTTCATAGTGGGGAGGGATCACGCGGGCGTTGGCGACTACTACGGCCCCTACGATGCGTGGGACCTCTTCGAGGAGTTCCCGGACCTCGGGATAACCTCGATGTTCATCCGCGAGGCCTTCTACTGCAGGAAATGCGGCGGCATGGTAAACGCGAAGATATGCCCCCACGGCGAGGAGTTCCACGTCCACATAAGCGGCACCAAACTCAGGAAGATGATAATGACGGGGGAGAAACCCCCGGAGTACATGATGCGCCCGGAGGTCTTCGAGGTCGTGAGGAGCTTCGAGAACCCCTTCGTTGGGTGACCCATTATTTTTTTGCGGGGTGGGTTAGGTGAATCTAATCGTCCACCACTGGGACACGGACGGGGTAACCTCTGCGGCGCTCCTCGTGAAAGCGCTCGCCCTGGAGGACTTCACCAACATGACGGCGCCCATAGGGGAGTTCTCCTTTGATGAGCGCATCTGGGGTGCCGTTGGGAGGGCCAAAAGGCTCTACGTACTGGACTTCAACGTCCCGGGTGAGGCGGAGAAGGTTGAGGTGCCGACGCTCTTCATCGACCACCATACCCAGCCGAGGATCCGGAACCCGCTCGTGGAGCAGGTCAATCCGTCGCTCGGAGGCGAATATTACCCCTCCTGTTCCCTCGTCGTCTCGGAGCATTTCGGGATATGGAACGCCTGGAGCGCCCTCGGTGTCGTCGGGGACATCGGGGAGAGGGCTTTCGAGCTGGAAAAAGTCAGGACACTCCTTGAGAGGGAGGGGATTTCGCGGGATGAAGCTTTAAGGCTCGTCGAGCTCGTGGATTCGAACTACATCGCCATGGAGAGGGAAGCCGTGGAGGAGGCCGTGAGGGTTCTCCTCAACAACGATATCAAAGGTCTCCTCGAGTACGAACCGTGGGTGAAAAAAGCGGAGGCGATAAGGGAGGCCATTGAGGAAGCCACCTCAAATCCCGAGGAGAGGAACGGCTTCGCCATCGTCCGCTTCGAGAGTCCCTTCAACGTAATCTCGAAGGTCGCCAGAAAGCTCGTCTGGGAGATGAAGTACAGGGGCGCGGTGGTCGTCAACGGGAACTTCCACGGAAATGCTCAGGTGTACTTCAGGGTCTCGGGCGAGGAGGCGGAAAGGACGGACATGGCCGAGCTCATCGAGCGCGTTAGGGCCCTCGGAACCAACACCGGCGGCAAGAGGGAGGTCATGGGGTGCGTCTGCGAGAAGGGTAAAACCAACGACGTGCTCTCAATCATCGAAGAATACCTGAGGTGAGGAGGATGGAGTTTGAGAGGAAGGTTAGGGAAGGGATGGCCCGGACGAAAAGGGTCCTCGTCATAGGACTGGATTCGGCCCCTCCGGAGCTGATGTTCAACCGCTTCTACGACGAGCTCCCCAACATTAGAAGGCTCCTCGAGAGATCCGTTCACGGGCCGATGCAGACCGGCATTCCGGCCATAACCATTCCGATGTGGATGGTGATGGTCACCGGTAAGACCCCGGGCGAGCTCGGGCTCTACGGCTTCAGGCACAGGAGGGGGAACTCCTACACTGACTACTGGATAGCCCACAGTAAAAAGGTGAAGGAGAAGACCCTCTGGGACCACCTCGGGGAGAGGGGCAAAAGGTCCGTAATCGTCGGCGTGCCACCGACGTACCCACCCAAGCCCATCAAGGGGCACCTCGTGAGCTGTTTCATAACCCCCGATGCGAGCGTCGACTACACATATCCGAAGGAGCTGAAGGGCGAGATAGAGCGGCTCGTCGGCGAGTACATCTTCGACGTCCCCTTCAGGAAGGAGGCCAAGGACGAGGTGAAGGAAGGCCTCTGGGAGATGACCGAAAAGAGGTTCGAGGTGATTCGCTATCTAATTCAGGAGAAGGAGTGGGACTACTTCCACTTCGTCGAGATCGGCCTCGACAGGGTTCACCACGCCTTCTGGCGCTACTTCGACGAGAACCATCACCTTTACCCAGGGAAGGGGAACAGGTACGAGAACGTCATCCCAGACTACTGGAGGCTTTTGGACAGGGAGATCGGGAAAACCCTGGAGCTTGTGGACCTCGACGAGACGGCGGTCTTCATAGTCTCCGACCACGGGATAAAGGCCATGCACGGCAACTTCGCCGTGAACCAGTGGCTGGCGGAGGAGGGCCTCCTGAAGGTGAGGAACCCCGAGGCGCTGCACGACGGCAGAACGAAGCGCTTCGAGAGCCTCGACGTCGACTGGAAGGAAACAACCGCCTGGGGCTGGGGCGGCTACTACTCGCGCGTCTTCCTCAACGTGCTCGGCAGGGAGAGGGAGGGAAGGATACCGCTCTCCCGGTTCGAGAGGGTGAGGGACGAGGTGGCGGAGCAGATAAAGTCCATACGCGGCCCGAACGGGGAGGGGTGGAACACGAAGGTGTTCTATCCGGAGGAGATCTATCCTGTGGCGAGGGGCAACAAGCCCGACGTGATGGTCTACTTCGACAACCTCAACTGGCGCGCCGCGGGAACGGTCGGGCACCCGAGCAACTACCTGCCGGAGAACGACACGGGGCCGGACGACGCGAACCACTCCGAGTTCGGGGTGTTCTCCATGTACCTCCCCGGCTTCGACGAGAGCAGGGCAACCAGGCTGAGCATCTACGACTTCGCCCCGACGATGCTGAGGCTCTTCGGAATTGAAGAACCCCTCGCGGAAATGCACGGGAAGAGCATCCTCTGATCTTTTACCCTTCGTTTTCCAATCACAGCTCGAAACGAGGTGGATGGAATGGACGGGCTCAGGAACATCGAAAAGGGCTTTACGATATGGCTCACCGGGCCGAGCGGTGCGGGAAAGACGACCTTAGCGGTGAAGCTCGCCAGGAAGCTCAGGGAGATGGGTTACCGCGTGGAGATACTCGACGGGGACACGATAAGGAAGACCCTTTACCCGGAGCTTGGCTTCTCGAAGGAAGCGAGGGAGATGCACAACAGGATAGTTATCCACATGGCCAGGCTCCTGAGCAGGAACGGGGTTATAGCGATAGTTTCCCTCATCTCGCCTTATAGAGCGGTCCGCGAACGCGCGAGGAAGGAGATAGGGGACTTCATCGAGGTCTACGTTTATGCCCCCCTCGAAGTGAGGATCCAGCGAGACCCGAAAGGGCTCTACGCCAGAGCAATGAGGGGCGAGATAAAGGGCCTCACGGGTTACGATGGGGTCTACGAGGAGCCGGAGAACCCGGAGGTGAGGGTGGACAGCTCCAGGATGACGCCTGAGGAGGAGGTCGAGGCGGTAATAGAGAAGGCCCGGGAGCTCGGGTACCTGCCGTAATCCGGAGGGAAAACCTTGAGCCCGCCTATCTTTGTGGGTCTGGGCTTTCTCGTGGGCTTCCTCGTCGGCCTAACGGGGGTCGGCGGCGGGGCCCTGATGACCCCCCCCTCATCTTCCTCGGCATCGAGCCCCTAACGGCCGTCGGAACGGACCTGCTCTACGCCACGATTACGAGGGTCTTTGGCCTGTTCTTCCACGGGAGAAGAGGCAGGATAAGGTACGATATAGCCCTTCGCCTCCTGGTGGGAAGCATCCCCGCGGTCTTCATGGGAGGCCTGATACTGCGGGGGCTGAACAGGGAAGCCCTCAACGCCTACCTCACACTCCTGCTCGGCCTCATCCTCGTCACCAGCGCCTTTTTGAGCATCCTCAAAGGAGAGCTACACGTCCCCGTGAGGCCGAGGTGGGCCTACGTTTACCTCCTCGGCTTCATCGTTGGCCTGACAGTCCAGTTCACGTCGGTCGGGGCGGGCGTTGTAGTGAGCTTCACCCTGATGAACGTGGCCAGACTCGATCCAAAGGACGTCGTGGGGGTCACCATACTCTACGGGCTTGCGCTCTCCGCCATGGGTTTTCTGAACTACGCGGGCATCGGCGGGGTTGATTACGGCCTCGCCGGAGCGCTGATCCTTGGGACGGTTCCCGGGGTTTACCTGGGGACCCACATCAGCAGGATCTCCGATGGGGAGAACCTTAAAAGGGCCATGAACGTGATGATACTGCTGATTGGGCTGTTCACCCTGCTGGGAGGTTGAGGTGCTTGGATGAGGTCAACCGCGCGCTTCAGAGGATGGCGAGGGGTACGGGCATCGTGTTCTTCGGGGGAATAATAGGGGTTATCCTGGGGTTTACATCCCGGACGCTTATAGCGAGGTATTTTGAAAGGAGCCAGTACGGAACGTTCAACCTGGCATTGACAATTCTGAGCGTGGGTTTGGTTATCGCCATGCTCGGTCTGTCGAGCGGGGTCACCAGGGAACTTTCCCGTTACCGAAAGGAGGCCCCTGAAAGAGTTACTTCCCTAATATCCACGGCGTTCTTCATCGTTCTGGTGAGTTCCCTCACAGTTGCCGTGGGGTACGTTATCCTCGCCCCTTACATCTCCCTGCTGTTCCATGATGGGTTGCTCGAATATGCCCTCAGGGTGAGCGCGCCTGCGATGCCCTTTCTGGCTTTGACTTCGCTCCTGGTTGCGATCTCCAGGGGGTTCAACAGGGTCCGTGAGAACTTCTACTACCAGAGAATACTGTCGCCGCTCTTGTATCTCTTGGTTGTCCTTGTTGTGGTCTTTGGCGGTTTGGATTTTGGTACTCTCTTCACGGGATACGTACTTGCCCAGGCGGCGACCTTCACGGCACTCCTTTTTGAGATGCTCCGGTTGGGTATCCTCCGGCTCAGGCTTTCCTTTAGCTCCCGGCTGGCCAGGGAACTGGTAGTCTTTTCCGCGCCTCTGATGCTCACTGGAATACTGGAGTACATCATGAACTGGACGGACACCCTGATGCTGGGTTATTACCTCAACTCCGATGTCGTTGGTCTCTACAACTCCGCTTCACCTCTGGCCAGGTTTATCCCCGTGTTTTTGGGCTCCGCCGGTTTCCTGTTCATGCCAATAGCCACCGCTTTTTACACCGAGGGTAAATTGGGGGAGCTCAACAGGATATACCGGATAATAACCCGCTGGATTTTCCTGCCAACGTTTCCCCTCTTCACGCTGCTCGTGGTGTTTCCCGAGACCACCATAACCGGGTTCTTCGGTCCGAAATACTCGGCCGCCTCCACTGCCCTTCAGATACTCGCGGTGGGCTTCATGTTCCACACCTTCCTTGGCCTCAACGGGATGAGCTTAGTAGCCATCGGAGAACCAAACGCCAACCTCGTTGGTAACATCTTCGCCGCGACCTTCAACGTGATCCTCAACGCCCTGCTGATACCCAGTTACGGGATCAACGGGGCCGCCGTGGCGACGTCTGTCTCGTACGTAGTGGCGAACCTCTTCCGCTCCTGGTGGCTCTACCTCAGGACTAAGATCCACCCCTTCGGAAGGAGCTACCTCCGCCAGCTTGCCGTTGCCGTTGTGATCGTGCCGATACTGATGCTCTTGGCTCCAGCTGATGTGGGTCTTCTCATGGCCCTTCTACTGGTGGGGCTATCCTTTTTGGTGTACCTGGTAATTATACTACTTCTGAGGACCGTGGAGCCCGAGGACGTTGCTCTGCTGAGGGCGGTTGGTCAGAGGTTGGGATGGAACGTTGAACCCCTTGCGAGGGTTCTGGAGAGGTTTTCCGTCTGAGGCTCAAATGGCTCTCATTGTGGGTTTCTCTCTGTAAGAAAAATTTAAGCGAAGATTTCAATTATCTTCTAAAACTTGGCGGATTGCCTTCTCATTCGGATAAGTTCCTGAGAGTCCTAGAGCTCATCACAAAGTTTTATCACATTAAGGGAGATTTTCGGAACGAATTGATTGTTAAATTGCCCCAGGCAAAGAAAAATGCCCGTGGAATCGGCAATTCAACCAACCACTTCATCCAAAAGACTTTGAGTCCTAACTGGGAGGAGCTCATTGAAAGCCTGCACTTCAAGATAGAAGAACTCTTTAAGTGAATGGAAAAGTCAAGTACAACCGGAGTTTAACCCCTTTATCTCGGTTCATCTCTCAATGGAGTGGCATTATATCCTCTACTGGATTATTCCGGTTATGCCCAAAACCAAGAATACTGATACCTATCTATTCTTCTCTTTATAAGCCGGGCAGGCGGCGCAGAACATGTAAAACCTATCAACGTTCACCCTGTAGAAAGTCTCTCCATTTTCTTTAAATTTTCTCAATTCCCCTCTCCAAACACTGGCTCGCTCCATCTCCAATAGTGGCAGTAGCCGTTGCGGTTGTATTCGCAACGATCTTTCTTCCATAAAGCATGGTCCTCCATAGCATCCCATAGACTCCAGAACTCATCCCAAAAGTCATCGGCGAAGAAAAGAAGTCTGCTACTCCAGAGCCCTCCACTCTTTTTAATGAATAGATAGGCGTACAAGGCCATTTCAGCAACCTGCTCAGGAGTCAACTCTTTGGCCTTCTCACCGCAGTATTAAGGGGCCCCATGTCTAAGCCCAATTCCACTGCCTGCTGCGTGAGTTCCTGACTCAACCCTTATCCCATTTTTTCTGTACATGACTTATTATTGTATCCCCGTATCCTGAAGGGGATTGTAGTTATAATGGAGTGTTTATACTGCATGGGATGGCAAGCTGGTTGCGATAGTGCCTGTAAGGAGGGAGACTTAACCATATGAAAGGGAAATTGTGAGGAACTTCTCCACTTTGGAGTGCGGCATCTCAACTTGGCCTTAGCGAGCCCACCATTTGACATCTTTATCATGGAGTGCCATAGCCGGATTAATAAATTGGAAAAGTGAGCCTGTTGAGCACGACACCTGCTGGCCTTTACAGGCTCTTATTTCATAGCTCAGTATTTTCCTCAGGTCCAACCTCACACGATAGATTTTTATTTTGTGAGGTTGTATAGGGGGCGGTGGAATGACATGAAGGCCCTTATTCTCTCAGGGGGTCACGGTACGAGGCTCAGGCCTTTAACGTACTCACAACAGAAACAGTTGATCCCGGTTGCGAACAAGCCTGTCCTGTTCTACGCCATCGAAGACGTCATCGAGGCCGGGATCCATGACATCGGAATCATCGTGGGCCCCAACGCCGAGCAGGTGAAGAAAACCGTTTTAAGCAGGGACTGGGACGCCCGCATCGAGTTCATCTATCAGGGCGAGCCCAAGGGACTGGCCCATGCCATCCTGGTGGCTCGAGACTACCTCGGCGACGATGACTTCGTCATGTACCTGGGCGACAACATCCTCAGGGAGGGCATCGTAGAGCACCTGGAGCACTTCAAGGAGGGAAACTTTGACGCGAGCATTCTGCTCTGTGAGGTCCCCAACCCCCGGCAGTTCGGGGTCGCAGAGATTAGTGAGGACGGGAAGACCATACGTCGCTTGGTTGAGAAACCGAAGGTGCCGCCGAGCAACCTGGCCCTGGTCGGGATCTACTTCTTCAAACCCGTCATCCACGAGGCGGTGAAGAACATAAGACCCTCATGGAGGAACGAGCTCGAGATCACCGACGCGATCCAGTGGCTCATAGATCAAGGCTACCGCGTAGGATGGACGAAGGTTCGGAACTGGTGGAAGGACACGGGAAAACCGGAGGACCTGCTGGAGGCAAATAGGCTGATCCTTGACGACATAGAGGCCGATGTAAGGGTGCAGACCAGCGCGCGCATCCACGGGAGGGTCGTCATCGGCGAGGACAGCGTAATAGATGAAGACACGGTCATTAAGGGTCCCGTGGTTATCGGGAAGAACGTCAGGATAAAGAACTCGTACATCGGCCCCTACACCAGCATTGGGGATAACGTTGTGATCGAGAACACCGAGATAGAGGATTCCATAGTGCTGGAGGGAAGCGAGATAAGGAACGCCGGCAGGATCGTCGAAAGCCTAATCGGGAGGGGCGTGAGGATAATAAACAGCACGTCCCACCCATTGGGTAGAAAGCTGGTCATAGGTGATAACTCAAGGCTGATACTGTGAGGTGGAATGATGCGGCTCCTGGTAACAGGTGGAATGGGATTCATTGGGAGCAACTTCATACGTTACATCATGGAAAAGCATCCCGACTGGGAAGTGATAAACTTAGACAAGCTCGGTTATGGGTCAAACCTGGCAAATCTGAAGGATATTGAGGATGATGAGAGATATACTTTTGTTAAAGGGGATATAAACGATTTTGATCTTGTAAAAAGGCTAATTAAGGAAGTTGACGCCGTTGTGAACTTTGCAGCCGAATCACACGTTGATAGGAGCATCTCGAATCCTTATGCATTCATAGAGAGCAATGTTCTTGGAGTTTACACTCTCTTGGAGGCAATTAGGAAGTACAATCCAGAGGTAAAAGCCGTTTTTGTCTCGACAGACGAGGTCTATGGAGATATAGAGAAAGGCTCCTTTACCGAGGAAGATAGGCTAATGCCATCCTCTCCATATTCGGCAAGCAAGGCTGCGGGTGATATGCTGGTTTTGGGCCATGCGAGGACCTACAATCTGAATGCCTCGATAACGAGGTGCACCAACAATTACGGCCCCTACCAGTTCCCCGAAAAGCTAATCCCGAAGACGATAATAAGGGCCAGCATGGGGCTTAAAGTTCCGGTCTACGGCACCGGCCAGAACGTGAGGGACTGGCTCTACGTTGAGGATCACGTGAGGGCGATCGAGAAGGTCCTGCTGAAGGGTGAACCACGGGAGATCTACAACATCTCCGCCGGAGAGGAAAAGACCAACATTGAAGTCGTCAGGACGATTCTGAGGCTCATGGATAAAGGCGAGGAGTTTATCGAGTTCGTTGAGGACAGGCCCGGCCACGACCTGCGCTATTCCCTTGATTCATGGAAGATAACAAGGGATTTGAAGTGGCGCCCGAAGTACACCTTTAAGGAAGGAATCAGAAAGACCGTTAACTGGTACCTCGAAAACGAGGACTGGTGGAGACCGCTGGTGAACGATAAGGTTCTCCACCCAACGCCCTGGAAGCTGGGGTGGTAACATGCCCTTTGAGTTCAAACGGCTGGAGATTCCAGACGTCATCCTGATAAAACCCAGAGTCTTCGAGGATGAGCGTGGATTCTTTATGGAAACTTACAAAAAATCAGATTTTGAGAAAGCCGGGATCAGGGGGGAGTTCATCCAGGACAATCATTCAAAGTCCAAGTACGGCGTTTTAAGGGGATTACACTTTCAGAGAGAGCCCTACGCTCAGGCAAAGATAGTCCGCTGTATTCGAGGAGTAATCTATGATGTCGCCGTCGATTTGAGGAGGAACTCGCCGACTTTCGGAAAGTGGGTTGGCGTCATACTCTCGGAGCATAACAAATACCAGCTCTACATCCCGAGGGGCTTTGCCCACGGTTTTCTCGTGCTGAGCGACGAAGCCGA encodes:
- the rfbB gene encoding dTDP-glucose 4,6-dehydratase, giving the protein MRLLVTGGMGFIGSNFIRYIMEKHPDWEVINLDKLGYGSNLANLKDIEDDERYTFVKGDINDFDLVKRLIKEVDAVVNFAAESHVDRSISNPYAFIESNVLGVYTLLEAIRKYNPEVKAVFVSTDEVYGDIEKGSFTEEDRLMPSSPYSASKAAGDMLVLGHARTYNLNASITRCTNNYGPYQFPEKLIPKTIIRASMGLKVPVYGTGQNVRDWLYVEDHVRAIEKVLLKGEPREIYNISAGEEKTNIEVVRTILRLMDKGEEFIEFVEDRPGHDLRYSLDSWKITRDLKWRPKYTFKEGIRKTVNWYLENEDWWRPLVNDKVLHPTPWKLGW
- a CDS encoding flippase; this translates as MDEVNRALQRMARGTGIVFFGGIIGVILGFTSRTLIARYFERSQYGTFNLALTILSVGLVIAMLGLSSGVTRELSRYRKEAPERVTSLISTAFFIVLVSSLTVAVGYVILAPYISLLFHDGLLEYALRVSAPAMPFLALTSLLVAISRGFNRVRENFYYQRILSPLLYLLVVLVVVFGGLDFGTLFTGYVLAQAATFTALLFEMLRLGILRLRLSFSSRLARELVVFSAPLMLTGILEYIMNWTDTLMLGYYLNSDVVGLYNSASPLARFIPVFLGSAGFLFMPIATAFYTEGKLGELNRIYRIITRWIFLPTFPLFTLLVVFPETTITGFFGPKYSAASTALQILAVGFMFHTFLGLNGMSLVAIGEPNANLVGNIFAATFNVILNALLIPSYGINGAAVATSVSYVVANLFRSWWLYLRTKIHPFGRSYLRQLAVAVVIVPILMLLAPADVGLLMALLLVGLSFLVYLVIILLLRTVEPEDVALLRAVGQRLGWNVEPLARVLERFSV
- a CDS encoding alkaline phosphatase family protein; translated protein: MEFERKVREGMARTKRVLVIGLDSAPPELMFNRFYDELPNIRRLLERSVHGPMQTGIPAITIPMWMVMVTGKTPGELGLYGFRHRRGNSYTDYWIAHSKKVKEKTLWDHLGERGKRSVIVGVPPTYPPKPIKGHLVSCFITPDASVDYTYPKELKGEIERLVGEYIFDVPFRKEAKDEVKEGLWEMTEKRFEVIRYLIQEKEWDYFHFVEIGLDRVHHAFWRYFDENHHLYPGKGNRYENVIPDYWRLLDREIGKTLELVDLDETAVFIVSDHGIKAMHGNFAVNQWLAEEGLLKVRNPEALHDGRTKRFESLDVDWKETTAWGWGGYYSRVFLNVLGREREGRIPLSRFERVRDEVAEQIKSIRGPNGEGWNTKVFYPEEIYPVARGNKPDVMVYFDNLNWRAAGTVGHPSNYLPENDTGPDDANHSEFGVFSMYLPGFDESRATRLSIYDFAPTMLRLFGIEEPLAEMHGKSIL
- a CDS encoding glucose-1-phosphate thymidylyltransferase: MKALILSGGHGTRLRPLTYSQQKQLIPVANKPVLFYAIEDVIEAGIHDIGIIVGPNAEQVKKTVLSRDWDARIEFIYQGEPKGLAHAILVARDYLGDDDFVMYLGDNILREGIVEHLEHFKEGNFDASILLCEVPNPRQFGVAEISEDGKTIRRLVEKPKVPPSNLALVGIYFFKPVIHEAVKNIRPSWRNELEITDAIQWLIDQGYRVGWTKVRNWWKDTGKPEDLLEANRLILDDIEADVRVQTSARIHGRVVIGEDSVIDEDTVIKGPVVIGKNVRIKNSYIGPYTSIGDNVVIENTEIEDSIVLEGSEIRNAGRIVESLIGRGVRIINSTSHPLGRKLVIGDNSRLIL
- the sat gene encoding sulfate adenylyltransferase, with amino-acid sequence MVSKPHGGKLVRRLVAERTRERILSEQEEYPRVQIEHGRAIDLENIAHGVYSPLKGFLTSDDFQDVLNHMRLSDDTPWTIPIVLDVKERAFDEGDAVLLYYDDIPVARMHVEEIYTYDKREFATKVFRTDDPAHPGVARVMGMGDYLLGGEIELLNELPNSFARYTLRPVETRVLFKERGWRTIVAFQTRNVPHLGHEYVQKAALTFVDGLFINPVLGRKKKGDYRDEVIIKAYETLFRHYYPRDAAALATVRYEMRYAGPREAIHHAIMRKNFGATHFIVGRDHAGVGDYYGPYDAWDLFEEFPDLGITSMFIREAFYCRKCGGMVNAKICPHGEEFHVHISGTKLRKMIMTGEKPPEYMMRPEVFEVVRSFENPFVG
- the rfbC gene encoding dTDP-4-dehydrorhamnose 3,5-epimerase; protein product: MPFEFKRLEIPDVILIKPRVFEDERGFFMETYKKSDFEKAGIRGEFIQDNHSKSKYGVLRGLHFQREPYAQAKIVRCIRGVIYDVAVDLRRNSPTFGKWVGVILSEHNKYQLYIPRGFAHGFLVLSDEAEVIYKVDNIYAPDYEGGIIWNDPDVNIQWPIDEPIVSKKDGRWPTLKELIERDELF
- the cysC gene encoding adenylyl-sulfate kinase, which codes for MDGLRNIEKGFTIWLTGPSGAGKTTLAVKLARKLREMGYRVEILDGDTIRKTLYPELGFSKEAREMHNRIVIHMARLLSRNGVIAIVSLISPYRAVRERARKEIGDFIEVYVYAPLEVRIQRDPKGLYARAMRGEIKGLTGYDGVYEEPENPEVRVDSSRMTPEEEVEAVIEKARELGYLP
- a CDS encoding DHH family phosphoesterase, coding for MNLIVHHWDTDGVTSAALLVKALALEDFTNMTAPIGEFSFDERIWGAVGRAKRLYVLDFNVPGEAEKVEVPTLFIDHHTQPRIRNPLVEQVNPSLGGEYYPSCSLVVSEHFGIWNAWSALGVVGDIGERAFELEKVRTLLEREGISRDEALRLVELVDSNYIAMEREAVEEAVRVLLNNDIKGLLEYEPWVKKAEAIREAIEEATSNPEERNGFAIVRFESPFNVISKVARKLVWEMKYRGAVVVNGNFHGNAQVYFRVSGEEAERTDMAELIERVRALGTNTGGKREVMGCVCEKGKTNDVLSIIEEYLR
- a CDS encoding ribbon-helix-helix domain-containing protein, which produces MADEKKYTTVSIPKPLYDKIKARIEGTGFTSVSDYVTYVLREVLASLEEEEKEEVFTEEEEEKVKERLRALGYLD
- a CDS encoding sulfite exporter TauE/SafE family protein, which encodes MLYATITRVFGLFFHGRRGRIRYDIALRLLVGSIPAVFMGGLILRGLNREALNAYLTLLLGLILVTSAFLSILKGELHVPVRPRWAYVYLLGFIVGLTVQFTSVGAGVVVSFTLMNVARLDPKDVVGVTILYGLALSAMGFLNYAGIGGVDYGLAGALILGTVPGVYLGTHISRISDGENLKRAMNVMILLIGLFTLLGG